In Quercus robur chromosome 11, dhQueRobu3.1, whole genome shotgun sequence, the following proteins share a genomic window:
- the LOC126706197 gene encoding transcription factor GTE1-like isoform X2: MDPMNAANPENAAEVEYFSNQVDEIFTKVDKLEKQVSEVEQFYLASGNSSIVKDKERAKHFPGVKKQRQDASHREVAASKRMQELMRQFATILRQVIEKPMDFSTIEKKMDAKDGTGYKNVREIYADVRLVFKNAMIYNEEKDDVHVMAKTLLEKFEEKWLQLLPKVAEEERRRTEEDVEAKLNMQRAQDAAYAKMARDLSSELYEFDMHLKKLREMVVQKCRKISSEEKRSLVTALTYLSPEDIRKALEIVAETNPSFQATAQEVDLDIDAQSEYTLWRLKAFVKDSLKGKARNPGGISGSGNNNDNDDDDKKSNSKRKREICDALAKTAVKRTKKLSSL; the protein is encoded by the exons ATGGATCCGATGAATGCAGCAAACCCAGAGAATGCAGCAGAAGTTGAGTATTTCAGCAATCAAGTTGATGAAATATTCACAAAGGTTGATaag CTTGAGAAACAAGTGAGCGAGGTTGAACAGTTCTACTTGGCCAGCGGTAATAGCTCAATTGTGAAGGACAAAGAAAGAGCGAAACATTTTCCTGGTGTTAAGAAGCAGCGCCAAGATGCATCACATAGGGAAGTAGCTGCTTCAAAGAGAATGCAAGAGCTTATGCGCCAATTTGCTACAATATTACGTCAG GTTATTGAAAAACCCATGGATTTTAGtacaatagaaaagaaaatggatGCTAAGGATGGTACTGGCTATAAGAATGTGCGAGAGATTTATGCTGATGTGAGGTTGGTGTTTAAGAATGCAATGATATACAATGAAGAAAAGGATGATGTCCATGTGATGGCCAAAACTTTGTTGgaaaaatttgaggaaaaatggCTTCAACTTTTGCCTAAAGTTGCTGAAGAG GAAAGAAGACGAACAGAGGAGGATGTAGAGGCAAAATTAAATATGCAGCGTGCTCAGGATGCTGCCTATGCCAAAATGGCTAGGGATTTAAGCAGTGAG CTATATGAGTTTGATATGCATTTGAAGAAACTCAGAGAAATGGTGGTTCAGAAGTGCAG gaaaatttccTCAGAAGAGAAAAGAAGTCTTGTGACAGCTCTTACCTATTTGAGTCCTGAAGATATCCGCAAGGCATTAGAGATAGTTGCTGAGACTAACCCAAGCTTCCAAGCAACTGCCCAAGAAGTGGACCTTGATATTGATGCTCAG AGTGAATATACATTATGGAGGTTGAAGGCTTTTGTGAAAGATTCCCTAAAAGGTAAAGCAAGGAATCCTGGAGGCATAAGTGGCAGTGGCAACAACAATGATAACGATGACGATGACAAGAAGAGcaactccaaaagaaaaagagagatttgtgATGCTCTTGCCAAGACTGCTGTTAAAAGGACTAAAAAGCTCTCTAGTTTGTGA
- the LOC126706197 gene encoding transcription factor GTE1-like isoform X1: MDPMNAANPENAAEVEYFSNQVDEIFTKVDKLEKQVSEVEQFYLASGNSSIVKDKERAKHFPGVKKQRQDASHREVAASKRMQELMRQFATILRQITQHKWAWPFLEPVDVEGLGLHDYYKVIEKPMDFSTIEKKMDAKDGTGYKNVREIYADVRLVFKNAMIYNEEKDDVHVMAKTLLEKFEEKWLQLLPKVAEEERRRTEEDVEAKLNMQRAQDAAYAKMARDLSSELYEFDMHLKKLREMVVQKCRKISSEEKRSLVTALTYLSPEDIRKALEIVAETNPSFQATAQEVDLDIDAQSEYTLWRLKAFVKDSLKGKARNPGGISGSGNNNDNDDDDKKSNSKRKREICDALAKTAVKRTKKLSSL; encoded by the exons ATGGATCCGATGAATGCAGCAAACCCAGAGAATGCAGCAGAAGTTGAGTATTTCAGCAATCAAGTTGATGAAATATTCACAAAGGTTGATaag CTTGAGAAACAAGTGAGCGAGGTTGAACAGTTCTACTTGGCCAGCGGTAATAGCTCAATTGTGAAGGACAAAGAAAGAGCGAAACATTTTCCTGGTGTTAAGAAGCAGCGCCAAGATGCATCACATAGGGAAGTAGCTGCTTCAAAGAGAATGCAAGAGCTTATGCGCCAATTTGCTACAATATTACGTCAG ATTACTCAGCACAAATGGGCTTGGCCCTTTTTGGAACCTGTAGATGTTGAAGGCCTTGGTTTGCATGACTATTATAAG GTTATTGAAAAACCCATGGATTTTAGtacaatagaaaagaaaatggatGCTAAGGATGGTACTGGCTATAAGAATGTGCGAGAGATTTATGCTGATGTGAGGTTGGTGTTTAAGAATGCAATGATATACAATGAAGAAAAGGATGATGTCCATGTGATGGCCAAAACTTTGTTGgaaaaatttgaggaaaaatggCTTCAACTTTTGCCTAAAGTTGCTGAAGAG GAAAGAAGACGAACAGAGGAGGATGTAGAGGCAAAATTAAATATGCAGCGTGCTCAGGATGCTGCCTATGCCAAAATGGCTAGGGATTTAAGCAGTGAG CTATATGAGTTTGATATGCATTTGAAGAAACTCAGAGAAATGGTGGTTCAGAAGTGCAG gaaaatttccTCAGAAGAGAAAAGAAGTCTTGTGACAGCTCTTACCTATTTGAGTCCTGAAGATATCCGCAAGGCATTAGAGATAGTTGCTGAGACTAACCCAAGCTTCCAAGCAACTGCCCAAGAAGTGGACCTTGATATTGATGCTCAG AGTGAATATACATTATGGAGGTTGAAGGCTTTTGTGAAAGATTCCCTAAAAGGTAAAGCAAGGAATCCTGGAGGCATAAGTGGCAGTGGCAACAACAATGATAACGATGACGATGACAAGAAGAGcaactccaaaagaaaaagagagatttgtgATGCTCTTGCCAAGACTGCTGTTAAAAGGACTAAAAAGCTCTCTAGTTTGTGA